One window of the Romeriopsis navalis LEGE 11480 genome contains the following:
- a CDS encoding Arm DNA-binding domain-containing protein codes for MGQAKQRVKVENDRGNLRLRWSYAGNRKTLYLKMYDTALARKVAEAKANQIEADLITGNYDPTLAKYCGASPSRNTTIDPVMLFQRFYEYRTHLRSMC; via the coding sequence ATGGGCCAGGCAAAACAGCGAGTCAAGGTTGAAAACGATCGGGGTAATCTCCGGTTGCGCTGGTCCTATGCGGGGAACCGGAAAACCCTCTACTTGAAGATGTACGACACGGCGCTCGCGCGTAAAGTTGCTGAGGCCAAAGCCAACCAAATCGAGGCTGACCTGATTACAGGGAACTACGACCCCACATTGGCTAAGTACTGTGGCGCATCACCCTCAAGGAATACAACCATCGACCCGGTGATGCTATTCCAGCGCTTCTACGAGTATAGAACCCATTTGAGATCTATGTGTTAG
- a CDS encoding ParM/StbA family protein, translated as MTAMQTRPQEQAKPSKKTSLIAEPGLMRTVALDAGNYDLKYWDGIGNPSAVRSMRYQLPTGRDPVKFNDSSPLVELADGTRYHFGMQAYKYRRQQQTVVENKVDLSKLHLYACLEPGPLEDGLCRLSVNLHVSTPEPERHRKLIKEQLLGYHEFTRNEIPFEVTVERVEVEREGLGAYRTAQRMGLIPDTGYTIVIDLGGGTWLSRLIDSDGEVIDENVMDRGGSYDLATSISFDKRLANALGTTADPGIIMDGFRSGHVYADTGHGWEDWLDEYLDSWYKNIFRMVKSQYTPFMPRVTRFLVTGGSSHLIADRFAGFPLFAVMPDPQFANVRGLYPVEELQLCMTTN; from the coding sequence ATGACTGCGATGCAAACACGTCCGCAAGAACAAGCCAAGCCAAGTAAGAAAACATCGCTAATCGCTGAACCGGGTTTAATGCGAACGGTCGCCTTGGACGCCGGTAATTATGATTTGAAGTATTGGGATGGCATCGGCAATCCGAGTGCAGTGCGATCGATGCGGTATCAGTTGCCCACGGGCCGTGATCCGGTCAAATTCAATGATAGTTCGCCATTGGTCGAATTGGCTGATGGTACGCGGTACCACTTTGGTATGCAAGCCTATAAATATCGCCGTCAGCAACAAACGGTGGTCGAGAACAAAGTTGATTTGTCGAAGTTGCATCTTTACGCTTGCTTAGAGCCAGGGCCGCTAGAAGATGGTCTGTGTCGTTTATCGGTGAACCTCCACGTTTCCACTCCCGAACCGGAACGACACCGCAAGCTGATTAAGGAGCAATTATTGGGATATCACGAATTTACCCGGAATGAAATTCCATTTGAAGTCACCGTCGAGCGGGTCGAAGTGGAGCGGGAGGGCCTGGGGGCCTATCGGACCGCACAACGGATGGGGCTGATTCCGGATACGGGCTACACGATCGTGATTGACCTCGGTGGTGGCACCTGGTTGAGTCGGTTGATTGATTCCGATGGGGAAGTGATTGATGAAAATGTGATGGATCGTGGTGGTTCCTATGATTTAGCCACCTCAATCAGCTTTGATAAGCGTTTAGCCAATGCCCTGGGGACAACCGCTGATCCGGGCATTATTATGGATGGATTTCGCAGTGGTCATGTCTACGCTGATACCGGGCATGGTTGGGAAGACTGGCTCGATGAGTATTTAGACTCTTGGTATAAGAATATCTTCCGCATGGTGAAGTCACAGTACACACCATTTATGCCGAGAGTGACGCGGTTTTTGGTGACGGGTGGGAGTTCCCATTTGATTGCCGATCGGTTTGCTGGGTTCCCATTGTTTGCGGTGATGCCGGACCCCCAGTTTGCCAATGTTCGTGGTCTTTATCCTGTGGAGGAACTACAGCTATGCATGACAACAAATTAA
- a CDS encoding molybdenum cofactor biosynthesis protein MoaE: MTQGPNVLPDFKAPPANIARYAGDQLQMTFAPLSLDAAYRAADDGANGAIVVMSGMVRNKTDERSVICLEYQAYDPMALRVFQQIAADVRQQWPDVTHVVIMHRTGKLVIGEISVLVAVGAPHRREAFAACQYAIDTLKHNAPIWKKEHWADGSSSWVNIGDCERLDPPS, from the coding sequence ATGACCCAGGGACCCAATGTTTTACCAGACTTCAAAGCCCCACCGGCCAATATTGCGCGATACGCAGGCGATCAGTTGCAGATGACGTTTGCGCCCCTGTCCTTAGATGCGGCTTATCGTGCGGCGGATGACGGGGCCAACGGTGCGATTGTTGTGATGAGTGGCATGGTCCGGAATAAAACGGATGAGCGATCGGTAATCTGTTTGGAGTACCAGGCCTACGACCCCATGGCCCTGCGGGTGTTTCAGCAAATTGCGGCGGATGTCCGGCAACAGTGGCCGGATGTCACCCACGTGGTGATTATGCATCGGACGGGCAAGTTGGTAATTGGTGAAATTAGTGTGCTGGTTGCGGTTGGGGCGCCCCACCGGCGTGAAGCCTTTGCCGCCTGTCAGTATGCGATCGATACGCTAAAGCACAATGCCCCAATTTGGAAAAAAGAGCATTGGGCGGATGGATCGAGTTCCTGGGTAAATATTGGTGATTGTGAACGACTTGATCCACCGAGCTAG
- a CDS encoding DUF4912 domain-containing protein yields the protein MPLKSSPRLQFSLVLALAGLAIPVGLIAPSSVQAVSEPEVKTSPAVTAPLKVRIDGSGSMAGINATLQETFAKQNPNGQVVAQVNGTTAGLQALRDGKVDLAAIGRDLTEAETAEGLVAIPIKREKIAMLVGDYNAYDGNTTIDQFANMFRGVITNWSEIEEKLDVPVRFIDHPEDSDTRLALSRYAAFRSSAFENGVTTERLPDEKTESLVKALGNDGISYLVISQARNLPGTRILFMHKTLPDNPNYPFSQGFSYVYRRGQLTPAAKAFLKSLNQPEAIETLRYSTVPGVDILLPNDPAINAALADQPGVTAVPSTDAAAAATSTTAVKAGTDAGGVYSNHPQPDAAPWWWLLPVAAGVAAVVAFKAKRGAGGVVPPGSIDASTAVGKVTPIAASGKSTVMVPSTPNAPTAPASDLTPPNGGTAMAPPPETGAANLSDPPSGAAGQLNLPGVGVVAAGGAALGGLTGDQIADQATDPNAIDGNEVAAADASAVVDAATVSEHAADDRDTADTAVPGQLKMPGLGGLAAGAAGVAAAGVAVGAGILGQEKTSDKPADAEQDSSSTSGPDSSALDAPDATTPVAPVESTVVPAAMTPDDRANDPAAKQTPPVTAPDVAAADPTIVSAQMDNRPLGIGGLAAGAAGIAAAGVAAGAGMLGRKTDQNANAADSANANAAEPDPAMADDTATERRMEFPGAAIDNPSVDDHGVAGRRLDSDVSTAGTVLPDADIATDGTTFQPITQLPADTQSPMPTEESDIPFGQGHDAATVDRADRQATLPRLRDMTTDTSVSDVSAPDDTSGSVAVATATSEPNGAGAAIAGFGVAGLGAAALRSSAQQQAGEQSDSLSQTNVEATKYDVGQADPATAASRFSSTDMNAAALADVDDDLPDLPDGYGDPRIVLIPRDPQWAYAYWDVPEEMRRPLRAQGGKQLALRLYDVTDVQDNNYQPHSMVQHAVDELAQNWYLEIPVSDRDYLVELGYVADADEWLSLVRSNSVRIPPVYPSDWVDDQMVSIDWDESLQGRKFGNLEIAAQPAAATLHETMFDLSQPSMTAPGSQFGSMPMAQAGALSSYIFPSGVGQWAMPTESGVNMSGMGWFSGTLPASRQRQFWLVADAELIVYGATEPDATVTIAGEPIRLSPDGTFRLQMSFQDGQLDFPIMAVATDGEQMRQVHLRFERQTPLRETNTKAEAQPEDLD from the coding sequence ATGCCGCTCAAATCCTCGCCTCGACTTCAGTTTTCCCTGGTATTGGCATTGGCGGGTTTGGCGATACCCGTTGGGCTAATCGCACCGTCATCCGTACAGGCAGTTTCAGAACCAGAAGTAAAGACATCACCGGCGGTAACCGCTCCGCTGAAGGTGCGAATTGATGGCTCGGGCAGCATGGCCGGGATTAATGCGACGTTGCAAGAAACGTTTGCGAAACAGAATCCGAATGGTCAAGTTGTCGCTCAAGTAAATGGGACGACTGCGGGCCTCCAAGCGCTCCGCGATGGGAAAGTTGATTTGGCGGCGATCGGTCGCGATTTAACTGAGGCAGAGACAGCAGAAGGGTTGGTTGCGATCCCGATTAAGCGGGAAAAAATTGCCATGTTGGTCGGCGATTATAACGCCTATGACGGTAATACAACGATTGATCAGTTTGCGAATATGTTTCGCGGGGTGATTACCAATTGGTCGGAAATTGAAGAGAAGTTAGATGTGCCGGTCCGGTTTATTGATCATCCGGAAGACAGTGATACACGTCTTGCCCTGAGTCGCTATGCGGCTTTTCGGTCGTCGGCGTTTGAGAATGGTGTGACCACGGAACGCTTACCGGACGAAAAAACGGAGTCCTTAGTGAAGGCGCTGGGGAATGATGGCATTAGTTATCTCGTAATCAGTCAAGCCCGCAATTTGCCGGGCACGCGCATTTTGTTTATGCACAAAACTTTGCCGGATAATCCCAATTACCCATTTTCGCAGGGATTTTCCTACGTTTATCGTCGGGGACAACTCACGCCTGCGGCCAAAGCCTTTCTCAAAAGTCTGAATCAGCCAGAGGCGATCGAGACTTTGCGCTATTCCACGGTGCCAGGCGTCGATATTTTGTTGCCAAACGATCCCGCTATCAACGCTGCGTTAGCGGATCAGCCAGGGGTAACTGCGGTGCCATCCACTGACGCTGCTGCTGCAGCGACCAGCACAACGGCGGTGAAAGCGGGTACAGATGCAGGTGGTGTGTATAGCAATCACCCTCAGCCGGATGCGGCACCTTGGTGGTGGCTGTTGCCGGTGGCTGCTGGGGTGGCTGCCGTCGTGGCTTTCAAAGCCAAGCGCGGTGCGGGCGGTGTGGTGCCTCCTGGCAGTATCGATGCTTCAACCGCCGTGGGAAAAGTGACGCCAATTGCGGCATCAGGTAAGTCGACAGTGATGGTGCCGTCAACGCCGAATGCGCCAACTGCGCCTGCCTCTGATCTAACGCCACCGAATGGGGGAACGGCGATGGCGCCGCCGCCGGAAACAGGCGCAGCGAATCTATCAGATCCCCCCAGCGGCGCGGCTGGACAACTGAACCTGCCAGGTGTGGGCGTGGTGGCGGCGGGCGGCGCGGCACTGGGCGGCTTAACGGGCGATCAGATAGCTGATCAGGCCACTGATCCAAACGCGATTGATGGCAATGAAGTGGCGGCAGCCGATGCATCGGCGGTGGTCGATGCTGCGACGGTGAGTGAGCATGCTGCAGACGATCGGGATACGGCCGATACCGCGGTGCCGGGTCAGTTAAAGATGCCTGGATTGGGTGGATTGGCAGCTGGCGCAGCGGGTGTGGCGGCTGCGGGTGTGGCCGTCGGTGCTGGGATACTGGGGCAGGAAAAAACATCGGATAAACCGGCGGATGCCGAGCAAGATAGTTCGTCGACCAGTGGGCCGGACTCAAGTGCCTTGGATGCGCCGGATGCGACAACTCCGGTTGCTCCGGTAGAGTCAACTGTGGTGCCAGCGGCGATGACTCCGGACGATCGTGCAAACGATCCGGCGGCGAAACAAACGCCGCCTGTGACGGCACCAGATGTCGCTGCGGCTGATCCGACGATTGTTTCCGCGCAGATGGATAATCGCCCCTTGGGAATCGGTGGTTTAGCGGCCGGTGCCGCTGGGATTGCTGCCGCCGGCGTTGCGGCTGGTGCTGGCATGCTAGGCCGTAAAACTGATCAAAATGCGAATGCGGCGGATTCTGCGAATGCGAATGCAGCCGAGCCTGATCCAGCGATGGCGGATGATACCGCGACTGAGCGTCGGATGGAATTCCCTGGTGCAGCGATCGATAATCCGTCCGTGGATGACCACGGGGTTGCGGGACGCCGCCTTGACTCCGACGTTTCCACCGCTGGAACGGTGCTGCCCGATGCGGATATTGCGACGGATGGGACAACATTCCAGCCCATTACGCAGTTGCCCGCTGATACACAGTCGCCAATGCCAACGGAGGAATCAGACATCCCTTTTGGCCAGGGGCATGATGCGGCAACGGTTGATCGCGCCGATCGCCAAGCCACGTTGCCCCGTCTTCGTGATATGACGACTGATACCAGTGTGTCTGATGTCAGTGCGCCTGATGATACCAGTGGATCAGTGGCGGTTGCGACAGCCACATCTGAACCAAATGGTGCAGGTGCGGCGATCGCCGGTTTTGGCGTTGCGGGTTTAGGCGCGGCGGCGTTGCGGAGTTCTGCTCAGCAACAGGCGGGCGAACAGTCAGATAGTCTGTCCCAAACGAATGTCGAAGCGACGAAATATGATGTCGGTCAAGCTGATCCGGCTACGGCCGCTTCGCGTTTTTCCAGCACCGATATGAATGCGGCGGCCTTAGCGGATGTCGATGATGACTTACCGGATTTGCCCGATGGGTATGGCGACCCGCGAATTGTGCTAATCCCGCGTGATCCGCAGTGGGCCTATGCTTACTGGGATGTGCCAGAGGAAATGCGGCGGCCGTTACGGGCTCAGGGAGGTAAGCAGTTGGCCCTGCGTTTATACGATGTGACTGACGTTCAGGACAATAATTATCAACCCCACAGCATGGTGCAACATGCTGTGGATGAGTTGGCCCAGAATTGGTATTTAGAAATTCCCGTCAGCGATCGTGACTACCTGGTGGAGCTGGGCTATGTGGCTGATGCCGACGAATGGTTGAGTTTGGTGCGATCGAATAGTGTGCGGATTCCACCGGTTTATCCATCGGATTGGGTGGATGACCAAATGGTGTCGATCGATTGGGATGAGTCGCTGCAGGGGCGCAAGTTTGGCAATCTGGAAATTGCCGCGCAGCCAGCGGCGGCGACCCTACACGAAACGATGTTTGATCTATCTCAGCCCAGTATGACGGCTCCGGGGTCACAGTTTGGCTCGATGCCGATGGCCCAAGCGGGCGCGCTGAGTTCCTACATTTTCCCATCCGGGGTTGGTCAGTGGGCGATGCCGACGGAATCGGGGGTGAATATGTCGGGGATGGGCTGGTTCTCTGGGACGCTGCCCGCGTCGCGGCAACGCCAGTTTTGGTTAGTGGCCGATGCCGAATTGATTGTCTATGGGGCCACCGAACCCGATGCCACCGTGACGATCGCCGGTGAACCGATTCGTCTCAGCCCCGATGGTACATTCCGTTTGCAGATGTCCTTCCAGGATGGTCAGTTAGATTTCCCGATTATGGCCGTGGCAACGGATGGCGAGCAGATGCGGCAAGTCCACTTGCGCTTCGAGCGTCAAACTCCATTGCGGGAGACGAATACGAAGGCAGAAGCGCAGCCCGAAGATTTGGATTAG
- a CDS encoding class I SAM-dependent methyltransferase: MADFQAVSSAVAELYNVYPFPPEPLLDEAPIGYNWRWDWNTAYSFCAGQKPRQQQIRILDAGCGTGCGTEYLVHLNPKAEVIGIDLSAGALEVAKERCDRSVGGRVQFQHLSLFDVDQVPGQFDLINCVGVLHHTPDPIRGIKALADKLAPGGIMHIFVYGELGRWEVNLMQQAIALLQGEKRGDYRDGVQIGRQVFANLPENNRLVLREKERWAMENTRDECFADMYVHPQEIDYNVNTLFELIDASGLEFVGFSNRQVWDLARLVGQSPEVMERAAQLTERQRYRLAEVLDPASFTHYEFFLSKGKLESPDWTDDTTLLQAIPVRSGCMEGWPSPTFFNFEYQLVKLSDAELEFVKATDGNTSQTVEQLLAATSIDLAAVRNLQELQVVLLTPGG; this comes from the coding sequence ATGGCTGACTTCCAAGCGGTGAGTTCCGCTGTCGCTGAGCTTTATAATGTTTACCCATTTCCCCCGGAGCCGCTGCTGGATGAAGCGCCGATCGGGTATAACTGGCGATGGGACTGGAACACCGCCTACAGCTTTTGTGCTGGGCAAAAGCCGCGGCAGCAGCAGATTCGGATTTTGGATGCGGGCTGTGGGACGGGCTGCGGGACGGAGTACCTGGTGCATCTCAATCCAAAGGCGGAAGTAATTGGGATTGATCTGAGTGCGGGTGCCTTGGAAGTGGCGAAAGAGCGCTGCGATCGTAGCGTTGGTGGTCGAGTCCAGTTTCAGCATTTAAGTTTATTTGACGTGGACCAAGTGCCTGGTCAATTTGATTTGATTAACTGTGTGGGGGTGCTGCACCATACGCCTGACCCGATTCGAGGGATTAAGGCCCTAGCGGATAAGCTGGCCCCCGGCGGGATTATGCATATTTTTGTCTATGGCGAATTAGGCCGCTGGGAAGTCAACCTGATGCAGCAGGCAATCGCCCTCTTGCAAGGTGAGAAGCGCGGTGACTACCGTGACGGCGTCCAGATTGGGCGGCAAGTGTTTGCCAACTTGCCGGAAAACAACCGGCTGGTTCTGCGGGAGAAAGAGCGCTGGGCCATGGAAAATACAAGGGATGAATGCTTTGCCGATATGTATGTGCATCCCCAGGAAATTGACTACAACGTCAATACGCTGTTTGAGTTGATTGATGCTTCGGGTTTAGAGTTTGTGGGCTTTTCGAATCGGCAAGTTTGGGATTTGGCGCGCTTGGTCGGCCAGTCCCCGGAAGTAATGGAACGGGCCGCACAACTGACGGAACGTCAGCGGTATCGCTTAGCCGAGGTGCTTGATCCTGCGAGCTTTACCCACTATGAATTTTTCCTTTCGAAGGGTAAGCTCGAATCTCCAGATTGGACGGATGATACGACTTTGCTGCAGGCGATTCCGGTCCGCAGTGGTTGTATGGAAGGCTGGCCAAGCCCCACGTTCTTTAATTTTGAGTATCAGTTGGTGAAGCTCTCGGATGCGGAACTGGAATTTGTCAAAGCGACGGATGGGAATACGTCCCAGACGGTTGAACAATTATTAGCCGCCACCTCAATTGATCTGGCAGCAGTGCGGAATTTGCAAGAATTACAAGTTGTTTTGTTAACGCCAGGGGGCTGA
- a CDS encoding BlaI/MecI/CopY family transcriptional regulator, which yields MGQLPNYRPKQLSLGPLEREILEIVWSLDAVTVRDVHQQILADPSRELAYTSVTTVLKRLTNKGWLACNRQDKSFVWHALVSRAEANALFAYEQLHQFLAVGNPDIVAAFADQLDQTSVDQLDSIAQKLRQARQQRTPPVGPGA from the coding sequence ATGGGTCAATTGCCAAACTATCGCCCCAAGCAATTATCGTTAGGGCCGTTGGAACGGGAGATCCTGGAAATTGTCTGGTCGCTTGATGCGGTTACAGTCCGGGACGTGCATCAGCAGATTTTGGCGGACCCCAGCCGTGAGTTGGCCTATACCTCGGTGACGACGGTGCTGAAGCGGCTAACTAATAAGGGCTGGTTGGCCTGTAATCGTCAAGATAAGAGTTTTGTTTGGCATGCATTAGTCAGCCGTGCCGAAGCCAATGCCTTGTTTGCCTATGAGCAGTTGCATCAGTTTCTGGCGGTGGGTAACCCCGATATTGTGGCCGCGTTTGCGGATCAACTGGATCAAACCAGCGTTGATCAGCTCGATTCGATCGCGCAGAAATTACGTCAGGCGCGGCAGCAGCGAACTCCCCCCGTTGGCCCAGGAGCTTAA
- a CDS encoding M56 family metallopeptidase — MLHLLMLAMSLGLALALRLVWLRYEAAATGWQARWNWVRVAFVLPPLVLITTAIALFWMGPICHMAHHQMIRGWQGMLTYGWASIYLILLAILGLRLLLDGGLALWRLRRYPPVALTLTAPQAAPQSMARLIPTDLPFIAQIGLWRPQLVVSQGLLNHLDDEHLAAVLCHEAAHQHYADTLWFAGLGLLRRASRWLPQTEALWQELLLLRELRADRWAAAQVDPLLLAEALYTVVSAPQSMQFGAMEFGAAFNEALVRDRLNERVDALLQPDLSDDAVSAPFKSVWFIGCALMVALLPLLTLTLHY, encoded by the coding sequence ATGTTGCATCTGCTGATGTTGGCGATGAGTTTGGGGTTAGCGCTGGCGTTGCGCCTAGTGTGGCTGCGTTATGAGGCGGCCGCGACGGGTTGGCAGGCGCGCTGGAATTGGGTGCGTGTGGCGTTTGTGTTGCCGCCATTGGTGCTGATTACGACCGCGATCGCCCTGTTTTGGATGGGGCCAATTTGCCATATGGCGCATCATCAGATGATTCGGGGATGGCAAGGGATGCTGACCTATGGCTGGGCCTCGATCTACCTGATCCTACTCGCGATTTTAGGACTGCGGTTGTTGCTTGACGGTGGACTTGCTCTGTGGCGGCTGCGCCGCTATCCGCCGGTGGCTTTAACTCTGACGGCGCCTCAGGCGGCACCGCAATCGATGGCGCGGCTGATTCCGACGGATCTCCCCTTTATCGCCCAGATTGGTTTGTGGCGGCCGCAGTTGGTTGTGAGTCAGGGGTTGCTGAATCATTTAGATGATGAGCATTTAGCGGCGGTGCTCTGTCATGAAGCCGCCCATCAGCACTACGCCGATACGTTGTGGTTTGCTGGTTTGGGTTTATTGCGCCGCGCTAGCCGGTGGTTGCCCCAGACCGAGGCGCTATGGCAGGAATTATTGTTGTTACGGGAATTGCGCGCCGATCGTTGGGCGGCGGCACAAGTTGATCCATTGTTGTTAGCCGAGGCGCTCTATACGGTGGTCAGCGCTCCACAATCCATGCAGTTTGGGGCGATGGAATTTGGCGCGGCCTTTAACGAAGCCTTAGTGCGCGATCGCTTAAATGAACGGGTGGATGCTTTACTACAGCCGGATTTGAGCGATGATGCCGTCAGTGCGCCGTTCAAATCGGTGTGGTTTATTGGTTGTGCCTTGATGGTGGCATTGCTGCCGCTATTGACCTTGACGCTGCATTACTAG
- a CDS encoding sensor histidine kinase, with protein MFQKILWLKHNPALSKLKNHPNQLVMGTAALTLVLFAPLVWMTSQSYQSFKSIQEREFRLRQLSDQIIYYDEVLTMTTWLKVTTGDKNWEKRYWKVKPKLTKVLAEATTLAAATQIDDNQVKTNEADDKLAELETEVFRLIKQDKRQQAMAILSGREYEKWKEIYVTGSRRRNQKIQQQLEQKVTEFRYQLLASIAITGTSFLLLIPAWSLVLKLLQQYIQDLNQSQAALEATNQNLEGLVDQRSRELTQRNSQLENALDELQDTQAQLVQSAKMSSLGQLVAGIAHEINNPVNFIHGNLKHVGNYSQDLLQVMETYEPGDATAQAKLDELKEEYDFDFVREDLPKILQSMQTGTDRIREIVLSLRNFSRLDEAERKQADVHEGIESTLMILQHNLASNAQKLPITIQKQYSDIPAVICYPGLINQVLMNVISNAIDAIADNQPDCPPTITITTQSTDTHIQISIQDNGIGMDEEQQKSLFNPFFTTKPVGQGTGLGMSISYKIMTEQHQGKIWAKSELGQGTTFWLEIPRNLGMEEASGLS; from the coding sequence GTGTTTCAGAAAATCCTTTGGCTTAAGCACAATCCTGCTCTGAGCAAACTTAAGAATCATCCAAATCAACTTGTGATGGGCACCGCCGCACTGACGCTAGTGCTATTTGCCCCACTCGTTTGGATGACCAGTCAGTCTTACCAGAGTTTCAAGAGTATCCAAGAGCGGGAATTTCGCCTCCGGCAACTGAGTGACCAAATCATCTACTACGATGAAGTCCTCACCATGACGACATGGCTGAAAGTCACCACCGGTGACAAAAATTGGGAAAAACGCTACTGGAAGGTCAAGCCCAAACTGACGAAAGTTCTCGCAGAAGCCACGACCCTCGCCGCCGCCACCCAGATTGATGATAACCAAGTCAAAACCAACGAAGCCGACGACAAACTGGCGGAGTTAGAAACCGAAGTCTTTCGCTTAATCAAGCAAGACAAACGTCAGCAGGCGATGGCGATCTTGTCTGGCCGAGAATATGAGAAATGGAAAGAGATCTACGTCACAGGCAGTCGGCGGCGGAATCAAAAAATCCAGCAGCAGCTCGAGCAAAAGGTCACCGAATTCCGCTATCAATTGCTCGCTTCCATCGCCATTACCGGCACCAGTTTTCTGTTGTTGATTCCCGCATGGAGCTTAGTTCTCAAACTTCTGCAACAATATATTCAGGATCTCAATCAGAGCCAAGCGGCCCTTGAAGCCACCAATCAAAATTTGGAAGGGCTCGTTGACCAACGATCGCGCGAACTAACCCAGCGAAATTCGCAATTAGAGAACGCATTAGATGAGCTGCAAGATACCCAAGCCCAGCTGGTCCAATCAGCCAAAATGTCGAGCCTGGGCCAATTAGTCGCCGGTATTGCCCATGAAATCAATAACCCTGTGAATTTCATCCACGGCAATCTGAAGCACGTCGGCAACTACAGCCAGGATCTGCTGCAAGTCATGGAAACCTACGAACCAGGCGATGCCACGGCCCAGGCAAAACTCGATGAGCTTAAAGAGGAGTATGACTTTGACTTTGTCCGGGAAGATCTGCCAAAAATCCTGCAGTCCATGCAAACCGGCACCGATCGGATTCGCGAAATTGTACTTTCTCTGCGGAATTTTTCCCGACTGGATGAAGCCGAACGCAAACAGGCCGATGTGCATGAGGGGATTGAAAGCACATTAATGATCCTGCAACATAATCTGGCGAGTAATGCGCAGAAATTACCGATTACAATTCAGAAGCAATATAGCGATATTCCAGCCGTTATCTGCTACCCCGGCTTAATCAACCAAGTGTTGATGAATGTCATTAGTAATGCGATCGATGCAATTGCTGACAATCAACCGGATTGCCCACCAACCATTACCATCACGACACAAAGCACCGATACGCATATTCAGATCAGCATTCAGGATAATGGCATCGGGATGGATGAAGAACAGCAAAAATCCTTATTTAATCCGTTCTTCACCACCAAACCCGTCGGGCAAGGCACCGGACTTGGCATGTCAATTAGCTACAAAATTATGACCGAACAGCATCAAGGCAAAATCTGGGCTAAGTCAGAACTCGGTCAGGGGACAACGTTCTGGCTCGAAATTCCCCGTAACCTCGGCATGGAAGAAGCATCCGGATTGAGCTAG